A section of the Methanosarcina mazei S-6 genome encodes:
- a CDS encoding glycoside hydrolase family 15 protein produces the protein MSGIRPLIFGNGKILICEDERGTVRDVYFPYVGLENHGNSIRVGICDLDSLYCSWLENWNIRQRYKSEFDTEFCNRIHEISESPEEEIARVMASEKGAGNKKTPETFREVTSNIGETVFENSDLGLKVTVWEAVHPSTSIFYRTFEIRNVSNSSRRLRLFSNQNYRILETKIGETAVIDKNVLIHYKRDRYFLHASEPAFDQYAVGTAEWRGLEGTWKDMESDASLSGNPVAHGSVDSTLGWTLPELKPGEATRVHFWVAIGKNYCGVLKVHRRVKNTGSYLFHHNFNFWNSFTERISVLSEYSRMPQLPEEVIKCFYRSLLASVAHMDITGSVIASCDSDIKQFGADLYTYCWPRDAAWVCLALDRARYHHLSAETFEFFSRTITHRGNFLHKYTPAGDFGSTWHPVPMIQIDETGLPLYALYNNWEIARSVWTTGRYYRALVIPAASYLIKAIDRETGLPIPSFDLWEERKGVHTYSACTVYAGLKGACELARSLGDYGNADIWKEAAGKLKETIIEKLYDHKLGRFRRSLEEPDLDSSVFAVWYFGILPPDDPRMVRTMEAIERELLRPSGGIARYLHDSYFGYMNSWIICTLWLSQWHSATGNLDRALELIKWCAAHAHPSGLMPEQVDNGGKPLSVLPLAWSHSAFVLAVLEYLQALDRREGGSCILPEK, from the coding sequence TTTGATACCGAGTTTTGCAACAGGATCCATGAGATCTCGGAAAGCCCGGAGGAAGAGATTGCACGCGTAATGGCTAGCGAAAAAGGAGCAGGCAATAAAAAAACACCTGAAACCTTCAGGGAGGTAACGTCGAACATAGGGGAAACAGTTTTTGAAAATTCGGATCTTGGCCTTAAAGTCACGGTCTGGGAGGCGGTTCACCCGTCTACCAGCATTTTCTACAGGACATTTGAGATCCGGAATGTCTCCAATTCTTCAAGGCGCCTCCGTCTTTTTTCCAACCAGAATTACAGGATACTTGAAACCAAAATAGGAGAAACAGCCGTAATAGACAAAAATGTCCTTATCCATTACAAACGAGATCGTTATTTTCTGCATGCCAGTGAGCCAGCCTTTGACCAGTATGCAGTGGGGACTGCAGAATGGAGAGGGCTCGAAGGTACCTGGAAAGATATGGAAAGTGATGCAAGCCTGAGCGGAAATCCCGTAGCTCACGGCTCTGTGGACTCCACACTTGGCTGGACCCTTCCGGAGTTAAAACCGGGGGAAGCAACGAGGGTGCATTTCTGGGTCGCAATCGGAAAGAACTACTGCGGTGTGCTTAAAGTTCATAGAAGGGTGAAGAACACAGGAAGTTACCTTTTCCACCATAACTTCAATTTCTGGAATTCTTTTACCGAACGGATATCCGTACTTTCTGAATATTCCCGGATGCCGCAGCTTCCTGAGGAGGTTATAAAATGTTTCTACAGAAGCCTTCTCGCCTCCGTAGCCCATATGGACATTACGGGTTCGGTGATCGCGTCCTGCGATTCGGATATTAAACAGTTTGGGGCAGACCTTTACACTTACTGCTGGCCAAGGGATGCTGCCTGGGTTTGCCTTGCCCTTGACAGGGCGCGGTATCACCACCTGAGTGCGGAAACATTTGAGTTTTTTTCAAGAACTATTACTCATCGAGGTAATTTCCTGCATAAATATACGCCTGCAGGGGATTTTGGGAGTACCTGGCATCCTGTGCCCATGATACAGATTGATGAGACAGGTCTTCCTCTCTATGCTCTTTATAACAACTGGGAGATTGCAAGGAGCGTATGGACAACAGGCAGGTACTACAGAGCTCTTGTAATCCCCGCAGCCAGCTACCTCATAAAAGCAATTGACAGGGAAACAGGCCTGCCAATTCCAAGTTTTGACCTGTGGGAAGAGAGAAAAGGCGTACATACTTACAGTGCCTGTACGGTCTATGCGGGGCTCAAGGGCGCCTGTGAGCTTGCCCGTTCCCTTGGGGATTATGGCAATGCAGATATCTGGAAAGAGGCTGCAGGAAAGTTAAAAGAAACCATCATTGAGAAGCTTTACGACCATAAGCTAGGGAGATTCAGGCGGTCTCTTGAAGAGCCAGATCTTGATTCCTCTGTATTTGCAGTCTGGTATTTCGGGATCCTCCCCCCGGATGACCCCAGAATGGTAAGGACAATGGAAGCAATAGAGCGCGAACTTTTGCGCCCCTCAGGCGGGATTGCAAGGTATCTCCATGACAGTTACTTTGGTTATATGAACAGCTGGATTATCTGCACCCTCTGGCTCTCTCAATGGCATTCTGCAACTGGGAACCTTGACCGCGCTCTTGAGCTTATTAAATGGTGTGCAGCCCACGCACATCCATCAGGCCTTATGCCCGAGCAGGTAGATAATGGGGGAAAGCCTCTCTCCGTCCTTCCTCTTGCATGGTCACATTCAGCCTTTGTGCTTGCGGTGCTTGAATATCTTCAGGCTCTTGACAGGAGAGAAGGCGGTTCCTGCATTTTGCCGGAAAAATAA
- a CDS encoding GNAT family N-acetyltransferase, producing MIIQMYDDSRMDEVREVVLGVLLEHGFEYDRLKDADLKDINSYYLSKDGAFFVGIDDGRVVGTAGVRKLEENMCEIRRIYLKKEYRGKGNGEKLFLAALNFAEKNCAGALLKTDPALKKAISMYLKHGFSFVMKKDGYLYFEKRF from the coding sequence ATGATAATCCAGATGTACGACGATTCCAGAATGGATGAAGTCCGTGAAGTTGTCCTGGGAGTCCTGCTGGAGCACGGTTTTGAGTATGACAGGCTTAAAGACGCCGACCTGAAGGACATAAACAGCTACTATTTATCAAAAGATGGAGCCTTTTTCGTAGGAATTGATGACGGCAGGGTAGTGGGCACCGCAGGGGTCCGCAAACTTGAGGAGAACATGTGCGAAATCAGGCGCATCTACCTTAAAAAGGAATACAGGGGTAAAGGAAACGGAGAAAAACTTTTTCTGGCTGCTCTGAATTTTGCAGAGAAAAATTGTGCGGGTGCTCTTCTTAAAACAGATCCGGCCCTTAAAAAAGCAATAAGTATGTATCTAAAGCACGGATTTTCCTTTGTAATGAAAAAAGATGGATATCTGTATTTTGAGAAACGGTTTTAA